A stretch of Myroides oncorhynchi DNA encodes these proteins:
- a CDS encoding peptide chain release factor 3, with product MSFLKEIDRRRTFGVIAHPDAGKTTLTEKLLLFGGAIQEAGAVKNNKIKKGATSDFMEIERQRGISVATSVLAFNYKDKKINILDTPGHKDFAEDTFRTLTAVDSVIVVIDVAKGVEEQTEKLVEVCRMRNIPMIVFINKLDREGRDAFELMDEVEQKLQLRVTPLSFPIGMGYDFKGIYNIWEKNINLFSEDSRKNIDETISISDLNSPELDSIVGAKPAATLRDELEIIEGIYPEFDREEYLSGHLQPVFFGSALNNFGVRELLDCFVQIAPSPRPKESSTRVIDPKENAFSGFVFKIHANMDPKHRDRLAFIKIVSGTFERNTPYLHVRQGKKLKFSSPNAFFAERKEIVDISYAGDIVGLHDTGNFKIGDTLTEGEVMQFTGIPSFSPEHFRYINNADPMKSKQLEKGIDQLMDEGVAQLFTLEMNGRKVIGTVGALQYEVIQYRLEHEYGAKCTYENFPAYKACWVRPEDPKNEEFKEFKRIKQKFLAFDKSGQLVFLADSEFSIQMTQSKFPTVKLGFTSEEIK from the coding sequence ATGAGTTTTTTAAAGGAAATAGATCGTAGACGTACATTTGGTGTAATTGCTCACCCTGATGCTGGTAAAACAACATTGACTGAAAAGTTACTTCTTTTCGGTGGAGCTATTCAAGAAGCTGGTGCAGTAAAAAACAATAAGATTAAGAAAGGAGCTACTTCCGATTTTATGGAGATTGAACGCCAACGTGGTATTTCTGTTGCGACTTCAGTTCTTGCATTTAACTATAAAGATAAAAAGATTAACATCCTTGATACACCTGGTCACAAGGACTTCGCTGAAGATACTTTCAGAACACTTACTGCTGTAGATAGCGTTATCGTAGTGATTGACGTAGCTAAAGGGGTCGAAGAGCAAACCGAAAAACTAGTCGAAGTATGTAGAATGCGCAACATTCCCATGATCGTGTTTATCAATAAACTTGACCGTGAAGGACGTGATGCTTTCGAACTTATGGACGAAGTAGAACAAAAATTACAACTAAGAGTAACTCCTTTAAGTTTCCCTATCGGTATGGGGTATGACTTTAAAGGTATCTATAACATTTGGGAAAAGAATATTAACTTATTTAGTGAGGACAGTCGTAAGAATATTGATGAGACCATTAGTATCTCTGACTTGAACTCTCCTGAATTAGATAGTATTGTTGGAGCAAAACCTGCTGCTACATTACGCGATGAGTTAGAAATAATAGAAGGAATATATCCTGAATTTGATAGAGAAGAGTATTTAAGTGGTCACTTACAACCTGTGTTTTTTGGTTCTGCCTTGAACAACTTCGGTGTACGTGAACTATTAGATTGTTTCGTTCAAATAGCTCCATCTCCACGACCTAAAGAATCTTCTACTAGAGTAATCGATCCTAAAGAAAATGCCTTTTCAGGATTCGTATTTAAGATTCACGCAAATATGGATCCTAAACACAGAGACCGTTTAGCGTTTATCAAGATTGTATCTGGTACATTTGAACGAAATACACCTTACTTACATGTAAGACAAGGTAAAAAACTTAAGTTCTCTAGTCCAAATGCTTTCTTTGCAGAGAGAAAAGAAATTGTAGATATCTCTTATGCAGGAGATATCGTAGGTCTGCATGATACTGGTAACTTCAAGATCGGTGATACACTGACTGAAGGAGAAGTAATGCAATTCACAGGTATACCAAGCTTCTCACCTGAGCACTTCCGTTATATCAATAACGCTGATCCTATGAAATCTAAACAATTAGAGAAAGGTATCGACCAGCTTATGGATGAAGGGGTAGCACAGTTATTTACGCTTGAAATGAATGGTCGTAAAGTAATCGGAACTGTAGGTGCACTTCAGTATGAGGTTATCCAATACCGTTTAGAGCATGAGTATGGAGCGAAATGTACGTATGAGAACTTCCCTGCATATAAAGCATGTTGGGTACGTCCAGAAGATCCTAAAAACGAAGAGTTTAAAGAATTTAAACGTATTAAACAGAAATTCTTAGCCTTCGATAAATCAGGCCAATTAGTGTTCTTAGCAGATAGCGAATTCTCTATCCAAATGACACAAAGTAAATTCCCAACTGTGAAGTTAGGATTCACATCAGAAGAGATTAAATAG
- a CDS encoding peptidylprolyl isomerase: protein MKFFNKGIMLALGLALSFVGFAQGQTKHGRKIDGVVGVVGDYIILESEIDKTLIELKAQRIPVGDLSKCDLFEKLLEDKLFAHQAVQDSLEVSDAEVTSYMNEQINRMVEDVGSMDKIIQFYNKKNEEELRETLFEIVKQNKLTQNMQQHIVEKVTITPEEVRTFYNEIPKDQLPNVGDEVEIAEIIIKPEISKEQKQKVIDRLNDMKKDVLVNGASFFSKAVLFSDDRGSASNGGFISFTKKDPLAKEFKETAFNMAEGEISEPFETDFGIHIIYLEKVRGKHLDVRHILLVPKPTEEAVAEAKKKVESIREKIVNKEITFAEAAASSSDDKDTKLNGGVMKDPRSLDPRFELNNMEDRELYFLVSNLKEGEVSQPALKNDMFKQQKYYRIVTVNKKYPEHKIDFSEDYTKVKNMALNKKQGQEVEKWVSIKVKDAYINIQGEFRDCKFRNNWLKK, encoded by the coding sequence ATGAAGTTTTTTAATAAAGGGATAATGTTAGCTTTAGGGTTAGCTCTTTCTTTTGTAGGGTTTGCACAAGGGCAGACAAAACACGGTAGAAAAATAGATGGAGTAGTTGGAGTAGTTGGAGATTACATTATCTTGGAATCAGAGATTGATAAAACGCTGATAGAATTAAAAGCGCAGCGTATTCCGGTAGGAGATTTGTCGAAATGTGATTTATTTGAGAAACTATTAGAAGATAAACTTTTTGCGCATCAAGCTGTGCAAGATAGTTTAGAGGTAAGTGATGCTGAAGTTACTAGTTATATGAACGAACAAATAAACCGCATGGTTGAAGATGTTGGTTCTATGGATAAAATTATTCAATTTTATAACAAGAAAAACGAAGAAGAGTTACGCGAAACTTTATTTGAGATAGTAAAACAGAATAAATTAACTCAAAATATGCAACAGCATATTGTAGAGAAGGTAACGATCACTCCAGAAGAGGTGCGTACATTTTATAATGAAATACCTAAAGATCAATTGCCAAATGTAGGTGATGAGGTTGAAATAGCTGAGATTATTATTAAACCAGAAATTTCGAAAGAACAAAAACAAAAGGTGATTGACCGACTTAATGACATGAAGAAGGATGTGCTAGTAAATGGAGCAAGCTTCTTTAGTAAAGCTGTATTGTTCTCTGATGATAGAGGTTCTGCTAGTAATGGAGGTTTTATTTCTTTTACTAAAAAAGATCCTTTAGCTAAAGAGTTTAAAGAAACTGCTTTTAATATGGCAGAAGGAGAGATCTCAGAACCATTCGAAACAGACTTTGGTATTCATATTATATATTTAGAAAAAGTCAGAGGTAAGCACTTAGATGTTAGACATATTCTATTAGTACCAAAACCTACAGAAGAAGCAGTGGCTGAGGCAAAAAAGAAAGTAGAAAGTATACGTGAAAAGATAGTCAATAAAGAAATCACTTTTGCAGAAGCAGCAGCTAGTTCTTCGGATGATAAAGACACTAAGTTAAACGGTGGTGTGATGAAAGACCCTAGATCTTTAGATCCTCGTTTTGAGTTAAATAATATGGAGGATAGAGAACTTTATTTTTTAGTCTCTAATCTAAAAGAAGGAGAAGTTTCTCAACCAGCTCTAAAGAATGATATGTTTAAACAGCAAAAGTATTACCGTATTGTTACAGTTAATAAGAAGTATCCAGAGCATAAAATTGATTTTTCAGAGGATTATACTAAAGTTAAGAATATGGCTTTGAATAAAAAACAAGGTCAAGAAGTAGAAAAATGGGTATCAATTAAAGTAAAAGATGCTTATATTAACATTCAAGGTGAATTTCGCGATTGTAAATTCCGTAATAATTGGCTGAAAAAATAA